The Sphingosinicella humi genome has a window encoding:
- a CDS encoding entericidin A/B family lipoprotein, whose protein sequence is MFRKLMLAGLAATTLITTACNTISGMGRDVESVGRTVSDAAD, encoded by the coding sequence ATGTTTCGTAAGTTGATGCTGGCGGGCCTCGCGGCCACCACCCTCATCACCACCGCCTGCAACACCATCTCCGGCATGGGCCGGGATGTCGAGTCCGTCGGCCGGACCGTCTCGGACGCAGCCGATTAA
- a CDS encoding cation transporter, which yields MADCCASKGSELERLARQAEQRRVLVLVLALNAAMFLVEFTAGLIAGSAALMADSADMFGDASVYALSLYALDRSDRWKAGAAMAKGLFILGLGLAVLIEIGVRLQTGVPPRSTLMLLFGGLALVVNLFCLRLIWRFRSLDMNMSSAVECSRNDVIANSGVLLAAGAVAVTGSFWPDIIVASVIAVLFLRSATRVIAEAWPALRRVPG from the coding sequence GTGGCCGACTGTTGCGCAAGCAAGGGGAGCGAACTGGAACGGCTGGCGCGCCAGGCCGAGCAGCGCCGCGTGCTCGTCCTCGTGCTCGCCCTCAACGCCGCCATGTTCCTCGTCGAGTTCACCGCCGGCCTGATCGCCGGCTCGGCGGCGCTCATGGCGGATTCAGCCGACATGTTCGGCGACGCCAGCGTCTACGCCTTGAGCCTCTACGCCCTCGACAGGAGCGACCGCTGGAAGGCCGGAGCGGCGATGGCGAAGGGCCTCTTCATCCTTGGCCTCGGCCTTGCCGTGCTGATCGAGATCGGCGTCAGGCTTCAGACCGGCGTTCCGCCCCGTTCCACCTTGATGCTCTTGTTCGGCGGCCTCGCCCTCGTCGTGAACCTCTTCTGCCTCCGGCTGATATGGCGGTTCCGCTCCCTCGACATGAACATGTCGAGCGCGGTCGAATGCTCGCGAAACGACGTCATCGCCAATTCGGGCGTGCTGCTCGCGGCCGGCGCCGTCGCCGTCACCGGTTCCTTCTGGCCGGACATCATCGTCGCCTCGGTGATCGCCGTCCTTTTCCTTCGCTCCGCGACGCGGGTGATCGCCGAAGCCTGGCCGGCCCTTCGCCGCGTCCCGGGCTGA
- a CDS encoding DUF885 family protein, whose amino-acid sequence MSRPLVTKFLSLSAALLASLSATALSAPAFAQAPAATAERGTADARLRALYEAEWQWRMKEFGQIKEEGEWTAGDHLPQVDAESHLRRLAYWEKTLAALDQIPLDQLSHEEQINAAVFRTNLEQDIADARFREWEMPFDSDSNFWSYLNPRQGYRTAAQYRRYLSRMRDIPRYFDQHVANMRAGLERGFSVPRVTLEGRDSSLVPYTSVEAAKNPFFKAFEDMPDSIPAAEQAKLRAEAETLIRDTVAPAYGELLTFIRDVYFPNTRKTISAADMPNGEAYYLSNVKQYSTLNLTPQQIHEIGLKEVARIQAEMKATIAETGFKGSFQEFLQFLKTDPQFYAKTPDELMGVSSYVAKRVDGKIDDVIGFLPRGRFTILPVPDAIAPFYTAGRGGLGSCLMNTYNLPVRPLYNIPALTLHECAPGHSFQAALALEAPERPDFRNETYFSGYGEGWGLYTEWLGIGMGIYRTPYEQFGRQSYEMWRAVRLVIDPGIHAMGWSREKAIDYLASHTALSQHEVETEVDRYISWPGQAVAYKLGEMTIRRLRAKAEKALGDKFDQRYFHDTILGLGSVPLPVLEAEIDRFIADGGKNPHAKADADR is encoded by the coding sequence ATTTCGAGGCCGCTCGTGACGAAATTCTTGTCTCTCTCCGCTGCTCTCCTAGCGAGCCTCTCCGCCACCGCCCTTTCTGCGCCCGCTTTTGCGCAGGCCCCTGCGGCGACGGCCGAGCGAGGCACCGCCGATGCCCGCCTCCGCGCCCTCTACGAGGCCGAGTGGCAGTGGCGGATGAAGGAATTCGGCCAGATCAAGGAGGAAGGCGAATGGACGGCGGGCGACCATCTGCCCCAGGTGGATGCCGAGAGCCATCTGAGGCGCCTCGCCTATTGGGAAAAGACGCTGGCGGCGCTCGACCAAATCCCGCTCGACCAGCTCTCCCACGAGGAACAGATCAACGCGGCCGTCTTCCGCACCAATCTGGAGCAGGACATCGCCGACGCGCGCTTCCGCGAATGGGAGATGCCGTTCGACAGCGACAGCAATTTCTGGTCGTACCTCAACCCGCGCCAGGGCTACCGCACGGCCGCGCAATATCGCCGTTATTTGAGCCGGATGCGGGACATTCCGCGCTATTTCGATCAGCATGTCGCCAATATGCGCGCCGGCCTGGAGCGCGGCTTCAGCGTGCCGCGCGTGACCTTGGAGGGCCGGGATTCCTCGCTCGTCCCGTACACCAGCGTCGAGGCGGCCAAGAATCCCTTCTTCAAGGCTTTCGAGGACATGCCGGACAGCATCCCGGCGGCCGAGCAGGCGAAGCTTCGCGCCGAGGCCGAAACCCTCATTCGTGACACCGTCGCGCCGGCCTATGGCGAGCTCCTGACCTTCATCCGCGACGTCTATTTCCCCAACACCCGCAAGACGATCTCGGCCGCCGACATGCCCAATGGCGAGGCCTATTACCTCTCCAACGTGAAACAATATTCGACCTTGAACCTGACGCCGCAGCAGATCCACGAGATCGGTCTCAAGGAAGTCGCCCGCATCCAGGCGGAGATGAAGGCGACGATCGCCGAGACCGGCTTCAAGGGCAGCTTCCAGGAATTTCTGCAGTTCCTGAAGACCGATCCGCAATTCTACGCCAAGACGCCGGACGAATTGATGGGCGTCTCCTCCTATGTCGCCAAGCGCGTCGACGGGAAGATCGACGACGTGATCGGCTTCCTGCCGCGCGGCCGCTTCACCATCCTGCCGGTACCGGACGCGATCGCGCCCTTCTACACGGCCGGCCGCGGCGGCCTCGGCAGCTGCCTCATGAACACCTACAACCTGCCGGTCCGCCCGCTCTACAACATCCCCGCCCTCACCCTGCACGAATGCGCGCCCGGCCACAGCTTCCAGGCCGCGCTCGCCCTGGAGGCGCCGGAGCGGCCGGACTTCCGAAACGAGACCTATTTCTCCGGCTATGGCGAAGGCTGGGGCCTCTACACCGAATGGCTCGGCATCGGCATGGGCATCTACCGCACGCCGTACGAGCAGTTCGGCCGCCAGTCCTACGAGATGTGGCGCGCGGTGCGCCTCGTCATCGACCCCGGCATCCACGCCATGGGCTGGAGCCGCGAGAAGGCGATCGACTATCTCGCCAGCCACACCGCGCTATCGCAGCACGAGGTCGAGACCGAGGTGGACCGCTACATCAGCTGGCCGGGCCAGGCCGTGGCCTACAAGCTGGGCGAGATGACCATCCGGCGCCTGCGCGCCAAGGCCGAGAAGGCGCTCGGCGACAAGTTCGACCAACGCTATTTCCACGACACGATCCTCGGCCTCGGCTCCGTCCCCCTCCCCGTCCTGGAAGCCGAAATCGACCGCTTCATCGCGGACGGCGGCAAGAACCCGCATGCGAAGGCGGACGCCGACCGATGA